From the genome of Deltaproteobacteria bacterium, one region includes:
- a CDS encoding elongation factor Tu, translated as LITPIACEEGLRFAIREGGRTVGAGVVTQIIE; from the coding sequence TTGATCACGCCGATCGCGTGCGAGGAGGGGCTGCGGTTCGCGATTCGCGAGGGCGGCCGCACCGTGGGCGCCGGCGTCGTCACTCAGATCATCGAGTAA